A region of Fimbriimonadaceae bacterium DNA encodes the following proteins:
- the mshA_1 gene encoding D-inositol-3-phosphate glycosyltransferase yields the protein MRVFHIGGDYPFTPLYRQLLVSLESDRDLCQTMYVPLPIGTQNYRNNDLETAQSSVIYSQDYSKLDRFTLRRKVGKIAASIIRQVDVPTFDIIHTHYLFSNGGAAQLLSARTGIPYISAVRNTDVNLYLRLGLPFQRYGYEIMRDASAVVFLSPAYRDHVLGLVKRWDPGGEVRAKSHVIPNGIHQSWLDNTGAVRDRVDANAVRIIYIGGLTRNKNIERTILALRPLRASGLNASLTIIGKGPQEEHLRKLAAKCGEAVTFIPFTSDRDKLRGYMAEADVFVMASHTETFGLVYIESLSQGLPIVWTRGEGIDGYFPDGDVGYGVNPRSLPEIVDAVAKVAQHRQALSDRAVSAAKDFSWSEVASRYHQLYRRLTGLTPVAVPAGSETLAEVDR from the coding sequence ATGCGAGTGTTTCACATCGGCGGGGATTACCCATTCACGCCGTTGTACCGCCAGCTCCTTGTCAGCCTGGAGTCTGACCGCGATCTTTGCCAAACAATGTACGTGCCGCTCCCGATAGGCACGCAGAATTACCGCAACAACGATTTGGAGACCGCGCAAAGCTCCGTCATCTACTCGCAAGATTATTCCAAGCTGGACCGATTCACGCTTCGCCGAAAGGTTGGGAAGATTGCCGCTTCCATCATCCGCCAGGTCGACGTTCCCACCTTCGATATCATTCACACCCACTACCTGTTCAGCAACGGCGGCGCTGCACAGCTTCTTTCGGCGCGAACAGGAATTCCCTATATCAGTGCCGTCCGCAATACCGATGTAAATCTCTATCTCAGGCTCGGGTTGCCCTTTCAGCGATATGGCTACGAGATCATGCGCGATGCTTCCGCCGTGGTCTTCCTGTCCCCTGCGTACCGCGATCACGTGCTGGGGCTTGTGAAGCGGTGGGATCCGGGAGGAGAAGTTCGTGCCAAGTCCCATGTGATTCCAAACGGAATCCACCAGTCGTGGCTGGACAACACCGGTGCGGTCAGGGACCGTGTTGATGCCAACGCGGTACGCATCATCTACATCGGTGGCTTGACCCGCAACAAGAACATTGAGCGCACGATCCTCGCGTTGAGGCCACTGCGAGCAAGTGGCCTCAACGCGTCCCTGACCATCATCGGGAAGGGCCCGCAGGAAGAACACTTGCGGAAACTCGCCGCCAAATGCGGAGAGGCCGTCACCTTCATTCCTTTCACATCCGATAGGGACAAGCTCCGCGGCTACATGGCGGAAGCGGATGTGTTCGTAATGGCTTCCCACACCGAGACCTTTGGCTTGGTTTATATTGAATCCCTCAGCCAGGGCCTGCCCATCGTATGGACTCGCGGCGAGGGCATCGACGGCTACTTCCCTGATGGCGACGTGGGTTACGGTGTCAATCCCCGGTCGTTACCGGAGATCGTGGATGCGGTGGCGAAGGTCGCCCAACATCGACAAGCGCTATCGGATCGAGCCGTGTCCGCTGCCAAGGACTTCTCGTGGTCCGAAGTTGCC